Proteins encoded by one window of Geobacter sp. DSM 9736:
- a CDS encoding FKBP-type peptidyl-prolyl cis-trans isomerase, which translates to MQADEGKRVTLTFICRLEDGTIYDFTERDLLEFVLGEGNTLPSLEMGVIGMKQGEQRTIRVPVSELDEFPFEPEEAPVEPGFPAGAAGAGYEFVPGEEGDVLNEPPPRTTGARSLPPAGGYVYFEVELVKVRDAETEL; encoded by the coding sequence ATGCAGGCTGATGAAGGAAAAAGAGTGACCCTGACGTTCATCTGCAGGCTGGAGGACGGTACGATCTACGACTTTACGGAGCGTGATCTCCTCGAATTCGTGTTGGGGGAGGGGAATACCCTTCCGTCGCTGGAGATGGGGGTCATCGGGATGAAACAGGGAGAGCAGCGAACCATCAGAGTTCCGGTATCGGAGCTCGACGAATTCCCGTTCGAACCGGAAGAGGCTCCGGTAGAACCGGGATTTCCCGCAGGAGCCGCCGGAGCCGGATATGAGTTCGTCCCCGGAGAGGAAGGTGACGTACTCAACGAACCCCCTCCCCGGACGACCGGGGCAAGAAGCCTCCCCCCAGCAGGGGGATATGTTTATTTCGAAGTCGAGCTCGTCAAGGTCAGAGACGCGGAAACCGAGCTATGA
- a CDS encoding ferritin family protein produces the protein MTTLEEIIRFAVQREEAAYRLYKSAAEKSTSIAARKMFEEMAAEEAGHKEVFSRVEVAEAVGKMSARQPDMKLAEYLAEIPLKPDMTYDEILRYGIKTEESAYRLYLAAADMTDDPKLRKILESFAQVELGHKKKLEEVYDERVLTEM, from the coding sequence ATGACCACTCTGGAAGAAATCATCAGGTTTGCAGTGCAGCGGGAAGAGGCTGCCTACCGTCTTTACAAGAGCGCGGCGGAGAAAAGCACCAGCATTGCTGCCCGCAAGATGTTCGAGGAAATGGCTGCAGAGGAGGCGGGGCATAAGGAGGTTTTCAGCAGGGTGGAGGTCGCGGAGGCTGTGGGAAAAATGTCGGCCCGACAACCCGACATGAAGCTCGCCGAGTACCTGGCCGAGATTCCACTGAAGCCGGACATGACCTACGACGAGATTCTCCGCTACGGGATCAAGACGGAGGAGAGCGCCTACAGGCTTTACCTTGCTGCTGCCGATATGACCGACGATCCGAAGCTCAGAAAGATCCTGGAGTCGTTCGCGCAAGTTGAGCTGGGGCACAAAAAGAAGCTGGAGGAAGTTTATGACGAACGGGTGCTGACCGAGATGTAG
- a CDS encoding rubredoxin-like domain-containing protein: MRKWRCVVCDYIHEGDEPPESCPECGAGRESFEEVHA; encoded by the coding sequence ATGAGAAAATGGCGCTGTGTAGTGTGTGATTATATTCACGAGGGGGATGAACCGCCGGAGAGCTGCCCCGAGTGCGGGGCGGGACGGGAGAGTTTCGAAGAGGTCCATGCCTGA
- a CDS encoding Nramp family divalent metal transporter, producing the protein MQISRLFRLPRHVRAVASDIFRYIGPGLLVTVGFIDPGNWAANVAAGSGFGYSLLWMVSLGTLMLILLQHNAAHLGIVTGYCLSEAATLFLPRPVSRTLLFSGWLASVATALAELLGAAIALQMLTGLPIRLGAFASLLLAIWLILSKSYNRIERLIIGFVSLIGLSFVFELLLVSVDWRSSAAGWVSPSIPPGALPVVMGVLGAVVMPHNLFLHSEIIQSRQWHLQGEEVVVSRLRYEFFDTLFSMIVGWGINSAMIIMAAATFYLRGIEVTDLAQAESMLRPLLGEFAALVFAVALLLAGIASSITAGMAGGSIVAGMYGEPYSSTDPHTRLGVAGTLAAGAALIWTIENPFRGLILSQVFLSIQLPWTILLQIYLTSSSRVMGKHANPPLTVLSLGVTAAIVIILNVMLLLETLRG; encoded by the coding sequence ATGCAGATCAGCCGGCTTTTCCGGCTCCCCCGGCATGTCCGGGCGGTCGCTTCCGATATCTTCCGCTACATCGGCCCGGGACTCCTCGTCACCGTCGGCTTCATCGATCCCGGAAACTGGGCTGCCAACGTGGCGGCAGGCTCCGGTTTCGGCTATTCCCTCCTGTGGATGGTGAGTCTCGGGACGCTGATGCTCATCCTGCTGCAGCACAACGCCGCCCATCTCGGAATCGTCACGGGTTATTGCCTCTCCGAGGCGGCCACCCTCTTTCTTCCCCGCCCGGTGTCACGCACCCTGCTATTTTCCGGCTGGCTGGCCTCGGTCGCCACGGCGCTCGCAGAACTTCTGGGCGCTGCCATAGCTCTTCAGATGCTGACAGGGCTTCCGATCCGCCTTGGTGCTTTCGCCTCGCTTCTTCTCGCCATCTGGCTGATCCTCAGCAAGTCGTACAACAGGATCGAACGACTCATCATCGGGTTTGTTTCGCTCATTGGCCTTTCCTTCGTATTCGAACTCCTTCTCGTTTCTGTCGACTGGCGAAGCTCCGCGGCAGGCTGGGTAAGCCCTTCCATTCCTCCAGGAGCGCTTCCGGTGGTGATGGGCGTTCTGGGGGCCGTAGTAATGCCGCACAACCTGTTCCTTCATTCCGAGATCATTCAGAGCCGGCAGTGGCATCTCCAGGGTGAGGAGGTAGTGGTAAGCCGGCTCCGCTATGAATTCTTCGACACCCTTTTTTCCATGATCGTCGGTTGGGGGATCAACAGCGCAATGATCATCATGGCGGCCGCTACATTTTATCTTCGAGGAATCGAGGTGACGGACCTCGCCCAGGCGGAAAGCATGCTGCGTCCCCTCCTTGGTGAATTTGCGGCCCTGGTTTTCGCGGTGGCTCTTCTTCTCGCGGGAATCGCTTCAAGTATCACGGCGGGCATGGCGGGCGGTTCGATTGTCGCGGGAATGTACGGCGAACCATACAGCAGCACTGACCCGCACACCCGCCTGGGGGTCGCCGGCACGCTTGCGGCTGGTGCGGCGCTGATATGGACCATTGAAAATCCATTCCGTGGACTGATTCTGTCCCAGGTGTTTCTCAGCATCCAGCTGCCATGGACCATCCTCCTTCAGATATACCTGACCTCTTCCTCACGGGTAATGGGAAAACACGCCAATCCGCCGCTGACAGTCTTGAGCCTTGGGGTGACTGCGGCAATAGTCATAATACTTAACGTGATGCTGCTGCTGGAGACCCTTCGCGGATGA
- a CDS encoding methyl-accepting chemotaxis protein has product MEMFKSMYSMLERKFFNTLTRKLVGNIAVPVVLLLFSLLVYQRVRASVLSVLSREKLGAAPIAKVGEELSRGFFELASLTMVSVVAAVVAIVFLRYLLVKPFREMQRSFVQSGKDHGDLSSDMPINTYDEIRDFGESYNNFLGKLREVIGRLRKIGVNTASQSALVLKRLMDSQASCEKQGEKAHVIFEYSSRITDNVRNVSESVREISSSTATNLETARESYNDLLEVAEKIGQTSEKLSAFNITVEELNRSSESIKEIVELIQDISDQTNLLALNAAIEAARAGEAGRGFAIVADEVRNLAQRTNAAAVDIARNITGINLKVKETLRDTEVLNSYTVQNRDVVQRTSEEFRKMVEEFEGTSAQLSRINCAMDELASTNSEIHAEVAEINQLSGEMVRQMQESVRASRGLSAVTEEMMGLVSLFRTGTGGYEDILCKARTYRDTVQEKIAGLQKTGINVFDRNYQAVPNTNPQKYRTAYAEQFDRELQAIYDRARDDMGAIYALGLDVNGYLATHHSSFSRPPTGDYETDLKFSRNRRMFNANDMEVKRAKNTEPYLLQTNLRDTGELLNDLSLPIMIDGRHWGAFIIGLDPNLLLKD; this is encoded by the coding sequence ATGGAAATGTTCAAATCGATGTACTCGATGCTGGAACGGAAGTTTTTCAACACCCTCACCAGAAAGCTGGTGGGGAATATTGCGGTGCCGGTGGTGCTGCTTCTCTTCTCCCTTCTCGTCTACCAGCGCGTCAGAGCATCTGTCCTATCCGTTCTCTCACGGGAAAAGCTGGGGGCAGCTCCCATCGCCAAGGTAGGTGAAGAGCTGAGCCGCGGCTTTTTCGAGCTGGCTTCCCTTACGATGGTTTCCGTCGTTGCTGCCGTAGTTGCCATTGTATTCCTGCGTTATCTTCTGGTGAAGCCCTTCAGGGAGATGCAGAGAAGCTTCGTGCAGAGCGGCAAGGACCATGGTGACCTCTCCAGCGACATGCCCATCAATACCTATGACGAGATCAGGGACTTCGGCGAGAGCTACAACAACTTCCTAGGGAAATTGCGGGAGGTGATCGGCCGGCTGAGGAAGATCGGTGTCAATACCGCATCACAGTCCGCCCTCGTCCTCAAGCGGCTTATGGACTCGCAGGCGAGCTGCGAGAAGCAGGGGGAGAAGGCTCACGTCATTTTCGAGTACAGCAGCCGGATTACCGATAACGTCCGGAACGTCTCGGAGAGCGTGCGGGAAATCTCCTCCTCTACGGCCACGAACCTGGAGACTGCCCGGGAATCTTACAACGATCTGCTGGAGGTTGCGGAAAAGATCGGCCAGACGAGTGAGAAGCTGTCTGCTTTCAACATTACCGTGGAGGAGTTGAACAGGAGCTCGGAGAGCATCAAGGAAATAGTCGAACTGATTCAGGACATCTCGGACCAGACGAACCTGCTGGCCCTCAATGCCGCCATCGAGGCGGCCCGGGCAGGCGAAGCGGGAAGGGGATTCGCCATCGTCGCCGACGAGGTCCGCAATCTCGCCCAGCGTACCAATGCCGCCGCGGTCGATATCGCCCGGAACATCACCGGCATCAACCTGAAAGTGAAGGAGACGCTACGGGATACTGAGGTGCTCAACAGCTACACTGTACAGAACCGGGATGTGGTGCAGCGGACTTCAGAGGAGTTCCGGAAGATGGTCGAGGAGTTCGAGGGGACGAGCGCGCAGCTTTCGCGCATCAACTGCGCAATGGACGAGCTTGCCTCCACCAACAGCGAAATCCATGCGGAGGTAGCCGAGATAAACCAGCTGAGCGGCGAAATGGTGCGGCAGATGCAGGAATCTGTCCGCGCCTCCCGAGGCCTGTCGGCTGTTACCGAGGAGATGATGGGGCTTGTCTCCCTTTTCCGGACCGGTACCGGCGGTTACGAGGATATCCTCTGCAAGGCGAGGACATACAGGGATACGGTCCAGGAGAAAATTGCCGGCCTTCAAAAAACGGGGATAAACGTATTCGACCGAAATTACCAGGCGGTTCCCAACACGAATCCCCAGAAGTACAGGACAGCCTACGCCGAGCAGTTCGACCGGGAGCTGCAGGCGATCTACGACCGCGCCAGGGACGATATGGGAGCAATCTACGCACTTGGTCTGGACGTGAACGGTTACCTTGCCACCCACCATAGCAGCTTCTCACGCCCTCCTACCGGAGACTATGAGACCGATCTCAAATTCAGCCGGAACCGCCGCATGTTCAACGCCAACGACATGGAAGTGAAGCGAGCGAAGAACACGGAACCGTATCTCCTCCAGACCAATCTCCGGGACACTGGAGAACTGCTCAACGACCTCTCCCTGCCGATCATGATCGACGGCAGGCACTGGGGGGCCTTTATCATCGGCCTGGACCCGAACCTTCTGCTCAAGGACTGA
- a CDS encoding zinc ribbon domain-containing protein, translated as MPVYEFYCSDCHTIYNFLSRRIAGDRQPVCPRCGKEELERQVSRFALSQGRKEEPEEGMPDVDESRLEKAIMSLAGELDGMDEGNPRQVARFMRRLSHAAGVNFGSGIEEVIARLEAGEDPQKIEDEMGTLLEEENPFSREGIKGLRRRYTPPAHDDTLYPFE; from the coding sequence ATGCCGGTTTATGAATTCTATTGCAGCGACTGCCACACGATCTACAACTTCCTTTCCCGCCGCATCGCAGGTGACAGGCAGCCGGTATGTCCGCGGTGCGGCAAGGAGGAGCTGGAGCGGCAGGTTTCAAGGTTTGCGTTATCGCAGGGGCGGAAGGAAGAACCGGAAGAGGGGATGCCGGATGTGGACGAGTCGCGCCTGGAGAAGGCGATAATGTCGCTGGCGGGGGAACTGGATGGAATGGATGAGGGGAACCCGCGCCAGGTGGCGCGGTTCATGCGGCGGCTCTCCCATGCTGCCGGGGTGAACTTCGGAAGCGGCATAGAGGAAGTGATCGCCCGCCTGGAAGCCGGTGAAGATCCGCAGAAGATAGAGGATGAGATGGGAACACTGCTGGAAGAGGAAAATCCCTTCTCACGGGAAGGCATCAAAGGGCTGAGGCGAAGGTACACCCCTCCCGCCCACGATGACACCCTCTACCCTTTCGAGTGA
- a CDS encoding carbonic anhydrase: MTLLDSILSANRKFTHPGAFPPLPKSPQKQLAIFTCMDTRLVDFLEPAMGIRRGEAKVIKNAGNTVIDSNGGVIRSLVAAIFLLGVEEVFVIGHRDCGMGTVDAEDLRARMVERGIDPQAIDSLEPGLPQWLGAFQCPEKNVEQVVSLIRNSPLIPKDVPIHGLLFCPDNGYLMELVRGYAQGEDSTGHNAGERIVSGAADITG; the protein is encoded by the coding sequence GTGACATTGCTCGATTCCATTCTCTCTGCCAATAGAAAATTTACACACCCGGGTGCGTTTCCGCCGCTTCCCAAGTCTCCCCAGAAGCAACTGGCGATATTCACCTGCATGGACACCCGGCTCGTCGATTTCCTCGAACCGGCTATGGGGATCAGGCGGGGAGAGGCCAAGGTAATCAAGAATGCAGGCAATACGGTCATCGACAGCAACGGGGGCGTGATAAGAAGCCTGGTTGCGGCAATATTCCTGCTGGGAGTCGAGGAGGTTTTCGTGATCGGGCACCGCGATTGCGGTATGGGGACCGTGGACGCCGAAGACCTCCGGGCGCGGATGGTAGAGCGGGGCATCGATCCGCAGGCGATCGATTCACTGGAGCCTGGTCTTCCCCAGTGGCTTGGGGCCTTCCAGTGTCCGGAGAAAAATGTGGAGCAGGTGGTTTCACTGATACGCAACAGCCCGCTCATCCCTAAGGACGTGCCGATCCACGGGTTGCTCTTCTGCCCGGATAACGGCTACCTCATGGAACTGGTCCGCGGTTACGCTCAGGGGGAAGATTCCACAGGACATAATGCAGGAGAGCGAATAGTGTCAGGGGCTGCGGATATTACCGGATAA
- a CDS encoding chemotaxis protein CheX — translation MSQISFEEIMFTIMAATQDTFKTYLGLEIYAGKVEKKVDPVDSDIVGIVGVAGDRVGYIILGAAGKVAFDIAKSLLMMDEPDEEAIRDAIGELTNNIAGVFKTRYHEEFGNVALGLPLIVSGKIRPIQEERSSMNVQCKGVTIPFKSLDGVIALRVMVYM, via the coding sequence ATGTCCCAGATTTCTTTCGAAGAAATAATGTTCACCATCATGGCGGCAACCCAGGATACCTTCAAGACCTATCTCGGGCTGGAAATATACGCCGGCAAGGTAGAGAAGAAGGTCGATCCGGTCGATTCGGATATCGTCGGCATAGTCGGCGTGGCCGGTGACCGGGTGGGGTACATCATCCTCGGAGCGGCGGGGAAAGTGGCCTTCGACATAGCCAAGTCGCTCCTGATGATGGATGAGCCCGATGAAGAGGCGATCCGCGACGCCATAGGCGAGTTGACGAACAACATCGCGGGCGTGTTCAAGACGAGGTATCATGAAGAGTTCGGGAATGTCGCCCTTGGACTGCCGCTCATAGTTTCAGGGAAGATCCGCCCGATCCAGGAAGAAAGATCGAGCATGAACGTGCAGTGCAAAGGAGTCACCATCCCGTTTAAATCGCTGGACGGAGTGATTGCCCTGCGCGTCATGGTTTACATGTGA
- a CDS encoding R3H domain-containing nucleic acid-binding protein, with product MKDSAKKSIVQGDDVHLLLAALPAEIQTALRKLAVEQLVEVVMDLGRPPLARLAEETVKLGDQPVDSDQLAHVLALVGEFSDDNRAGIERTLHRISGIRNRKGQIIGLTLRVGRAVFGGIELLRDLIETGQSILILGRPGVGKTTKLREMARVLADDVHKRVIVIDTSNEIAGDGDIPHPGIGSARRMQVPRPDRQHAVMIEAVENHMPEVIIVDEIGTEAEAAAARTIAERGVQLIGTAHGNSLENLIINPTLSDLVGGVQTVTLSDEEARRRRTTKTVSERRSPPTFDIVVEMEDRDELIIHRDTGAAVDAILRGFAPQSQRREQSANGAITVAEHRREPSGPPPAQQLARREGPLRIYPYALSRDLLERVIRSLGIDARTVGTPEQADLVLALRSRSEDFRLKRAMEEGDASLHLLKRNTANEMRRMLQQAFNIIEGIEDDEVQEVVTETEAAIDRVLHERKEVALTPRRPALRKMQHRIIAGSRLTALSCGREPERHLVIYPLEEQA from the coding sequence ATGAAAGATTCCGCAAAGAAATCCATTGTTCAAGGGGACGACGTCCATCTGCTTCTTGCCGCGCTGCCGGCGGAAATCCAGACGGCCCTCCGAAAGCTTGCGGTGGAGCAGCTTGTGGAGGTCGTAATGGACCTGGGGCGTCCCCCCCTCGCCCGACTCGCCGAGGAAACGGTCAAGTTGGGAGACCAGCCCGTGGACAGCGACCAGCTGGCCCATGTGCTGGCACTCGTGGGGGAATTCAGCGACGACAACCGAGCGGGGATTGAGCGCACCCTCCACCGCATCTCGGGCATCCGAAACCGCAAGGGGCAGATCATCGGGCTCACTCTGCGTGTGGGACGCGCGGTTTTCGGTGGGATCGAGCTTCTGCGCGACCTGATCGAGACCGGACAAAGCATCCTCATCCTTGGCCGCCCAGGTGTCGGAAAAACCACGAAATTGCGGGAGATGGCTCGGGTGCTGGCAGATGACGTCCACAAACGCGTGATCGTCATCGACACGTCCAATGAAATCGCCGGCGACGGCGACATTCCTCACCCCGGAATAGGGAGCGCGCGGAGAATGCAGGTGCCCCGCCCCGACCGCCAGCACGCTGTGATGATCGAGGCTGTGGAGAATCACATGCCGGAAGTGATAATCGTGGATGAAATCGGCACGGAGGCCGAAGCCGCGGCAGCCCGCACCATCGCCGAGCGCGGAGTGCAGCTGATCGGAACCGCCCATGGGAATTCCCTGGAGAACCTGATAATCAACCCGACCCTCTCCGACCTGGTAGGAGGAGTGCAGACCGTCACCCTCAGCGACGAAGAAGCCCGCAGGCGCAGGACAACTAAGACCGTCAGCGAAAGGCGGTCTCCTCCTACCTTCGATATTGTCGTCGAAATGGAAGACCGGGACGAACTTATCATCCATCGTGACACGGGCGCAGCCGTCGATGCAATACTGCGGGGATTCGCTCCCCAGAGCCAGCGGCGGGAGCAGTCAGCCAACGGAGCCATTACCGTGGCGGAGCACAGGCGCGAGCCCTCCGGACCGCCCCCAGCGCAGCAGCTTGCCCGGCGGGAAGGCCCGCTCCGGATCTATCCCTATGCGCTGAGCCGGGATCTTCTTGAGAGGGTGATAAGGAGCCTGGGGATCGACGCCAGAACAGTAGGGACTCCGGAGCAGGCAGACCTAGTGCTGGCGCTGCGCTCCCGCAGCGAAGACTTCCGGCTGAAACGGGCCATGGAGGAAGGTGACGCGTCCCTTCACCTCCTCAAGCGAAATACCGCTAACGAGATGCGGCGGATGCTCCAGCAGGCCTTCAACATAATCGAAGGGATCGAGGACGATGAAGTCCAGGAGGTGGTTACGGAAACGGAAGCCGCCATCGACAGGGTACTGCACGAGCGAAAGGAAGTGGCTCTTACGCCACGCCGGCCTGCCCTGCGAAAGATGCAGCACCGGATCATAGCAGGCAGCCGACTCACGGCTCTCAGCTGCGGACGGGAGCCGGAACGCCACCTTGTCATCTACCCGCTGGAGGAACAGGCATGA
- a CDS encoding HIT family protein — MPESSPCQFCLIARKEVGAWTVFEDDLCIAFLDRRPLFPGHLLLIPRLHVVTLVELPNPLVAPLFTAARMLAAAVEDATGAEGIFVAINNRVSQSVPHLHIHIVPRRRKDGLRGFFWPRTTYGEETEALDMQKRIQAAVDRLKEEDVV, encoded by the coding sequence TTGCCGGAATCATCACCCTGCCAGTTCTGCCTGATCGCCCGAAAAGAAGTCGGTGCGTGGACCGTGTTCGAGGATGACCTGTGCATTGCATTCCTGGACCGCCGCCCCCTCTTTCCCGGGCATCTTCTGCTCATCCCGCGACTGCATGTAGTGACCCTTGTCGAACTCCCGAACCCCCTTGTAGCGCCCTTGTTTACTGCTGCACGAATGCTGGCTGCGGCAGTGGAGGATGCAACCGGCGCGGAAGGCATCTTCGTGGCAATCAACAACCGGGTAAGCCAGAGCGTCCCGCACCTGCACATCCACATAGTGCCGCGACGGCGCAAGGACGGCCTTCGCGGGTTCTTCTGGCCTCGCACAACATATGGCGAAGAAACGGAAGCTCTCGACATGCAGAAAAGGATACAGGCAGCAGTCGATCGCCTGAAAGAGGAGGATGTAGTTTGA
- the asnS gene encoding asparagine--tRNA ligase gives MERRVSVSHVLTEAAPGVEVLVKGWVRTIRTGKEITFIALNDGSCLASLQVVVDAGTSGESALAGAGTGSAVAIGGVVVESPGAGQRVELRAASVEVVGTADESYPLQKKRHSFEFLRTIAHLRPRTNTFGAVFRMRSSLSHAVHRFFADRGFLYVHTPIITANDCEGAGEMFRVTTLPMTAPPLVEGSVDYSADFFGQATGLTVSGQLEGELFALAFSDIYTFGPTFRAENSNTPRHAAEFWMIEPEMAFADLMADAQLAEDFLRYLCRHVLENCSSDLEFFNEQIDKGLIERIRKVADASFAVMDYTEAIDRLKAAPVRFEYPVEWGLDLQTEHERYLTEQVVGGPVFIVNYPRGIKAFYMRLNDDGRTVAAMDLLVPKVGEIIGGSQREERLDLLLGRMAEVGIDPQDLWWYADSRRWGSCPHAGFGLGFERLIMYLTGMENIRDVIPFPRTPRHAEF, from the coding sequence ATGGAACGAAGAGTGAGCGTAAGTCACGTTCTGACGGAAGCGGCACCCGGTGTGGAGGTTCTCGTAAAGGGATGGGTGCGGACCATTCGGACAGGGAAGGAAATCACCTTCATCGCCCTCAACGACGGGTCGTGCCTGGCGAGCCTGCAGGTTGTGGTGGATGCCGGAACCTCAGGGGAGTCTGCACTTGCAGGTGCGGGCACGGGGAGTGCTGTCGCGATAGGGGGAGTCGTCGTCGAATCACCGGGCGCCGGGCAGCGGGTGGAACTCAGGGCAGCTTCCGTGGAGGTTGTCGGGACTGCCGACGAGAGCTACCCGCTGCAGAAGAAACGTCACAGCTTCGAGTTCCTTCGTACGATAGCCCACCTGCGTCCCCGCACCAATACCTTCGGGGCAGTGTTCAGGATGCGTTCTTCGCTTTCCCATGCCGTGCACCGTTTTTTCGCGGATCGCGGCTTCCTCTATGTCCACACTCCCATCATCACCGCCAACGACTGCGAAGGGGCGGGGGAGATGTTCCGGGTTACGACCCTGCCGATGACGGCCCCCCCCTTGGTGGAGGGGAGTGTCGACTACTCCGCCGATTTCTTCGGCCAGGCCACCGGTCTTACGGTCAGCGGACAGCTTGAAGGAGAGCTCTTCGCCCTGGCCTTTTCCGACATCTATACCTTCGGGCCGACCTTCCGTGCCGAGAACTCCAACACTCCACGTCACGCTGCCGAATTCTGGATGATAGAGCCCGAGATGGCCTTCGCCGACCTGATGGCTGACGCGCAACTCGCCGAGGATTTCCTCCGGTACCTCTGCCGTCACGTGCTCGAAAATTGTAGTTCGGATCTGGAATTCTTCAACGAGCAGATCGACAAGGGGCTCATTGAGCGGATACGGAAGGTCGCCGACGCTTCCTTCGCAGTGATGGACTATACCGAAGCCATCGACCGGCTGAAAGCGGCACCGGTGAGGTTCGAGTATCCGGTGGAATGGGGGCTAGACCTGCAGACCGAGCACGAGCGGTATCTGACGGAGCAGGTGGTGGGTGGACCGGTATTCATTGTGAACTACCCGCGGGGTATCAAGGCGTTCTACATGCGGCTCAACGACGACGGGCGGACGGTGGCGGCGATGGACCTCCTCGTGCCGAAAGTCGGGGAGATTATCGGCGGCAGCCAGCGGGAGGAGAGGCTCGATCTTCTTCTGGGACGGATGGCGGAAGTGGGGATAGATCCACAGGATCTCTGGTGGTATGCCGACTCCCGCAGATGGGGCAGTTGCCCCCATGCCGGCTTCGGTCTCGGTTTCGAGCGGCTTATCATGTACCTCACGGGGATGGAGAATATACGGGATGTAATTCCCTTTCCAAGGACCCCGCGACATGCCGAGTTTTAG
- a CDS encoding S41 family peptidase: MSGRMTFLLTCSTRCDIVCGMKTPLRLLAFAATLVIAASSYANTSTDFGGIGIDGVPRKDGRIEVRQLVAGGPAHKAGIRIGDLITHVDSKPTRGSDFQQIVNFRLRGRSGTKVSLTVQRLGREKPLAFTLVRRQLVVRK, from the coding sequence GTGAGTGGGCGTATGACCTTTCTTTTGACCTGCAGCACCCGCTGCGATATAGTTTGCGGTATGAAAACCCCACTCCGTCTTCTGGCATTCGCCGCAACGCTAGTGATTGCTGCATCATCTTATGCAAATACAAGCACCGATTTCGGCGGCATCGGGATCGACGGCGTACCACGCAAGGACGGACGTATCGAAGTGCGGCAGCTCGTTGCCGGCGGCCCCGCCCACAAAGCAGGCATCAGGATCGGTGATCTCATAACCCATGTGGACAGCAAGCCTACCCGAGGCAGCGACTTCCAGCAGATCGTAAATTTCAGGCTGCGCGGCCGGAGCGGCACGAAGGTATCGCTCACGGTTCAGCGGCTGGGCCGGGAGAAACCGCTTGCATTCACGCTGGTAAGACGTCAGCTGGTAGTCCGGAAATAG
- a CDS encoding glutaredoxin domain-containing protein — translation MRRIATALPLLLSLMIIDHAAAEPQQTPVTPSQSRKQNYPKIVLYSVSWCPHCKEAKEYFTSRSIPFINKDVEADETFMEELSTRYKSQSVPVIVIGDDKVVLRGFSPERFEKAVEDSRKDKK, via the coding sequence ATGCGCCGAATCGCCACAGCTCTGCCCCTGCTCCTCAGTCTCATGATCATCGATCATGCTGCCGCGGAACCTCAGCAGACCCCCGTAACACCATCACAGAGCCGGAAGCAGAACTACCCGAAGATCGTTCTATACTCGGTATCCTGGTGCCCCCACTGCAAGGAAGCCAAGGAATACTTCACGAGTCGAAGCATTCCCTTCATCAACAAGGATGTAGAGGCCGACGAGACCTTCATGGAAGAGCTTTCGACCCGCTACAAGAGCCAGTCGGTTCCGGTGATCGTCATAGGTGACGACAAGGTGGTGCTGCGTGGTTTCAGTCCTGAGAGGTTCGAAAAGGCGGTAGAGGATTCGCGGAAAGACAAGAAATGA
- a CDS encoding EamA family transporter produces MLKTLIIMLLAVSAGTVGDLLLAKGMKELGDLSAMNLRGILQVAFQALTSPKLIIGTMMLAIFFFLWLAVLSWEDLSVALPMQALNYVLVAFLSQYFLGEVVSPTRWAGTILVCIGVLLITRSSGA; encoded by the coding sequence ATGCTTAAGACGCTCATCATAATGCTCCTCGCTGTCTCAGCGGGAACCGTTGGGGATCTGCTGCTCGCCAAGGGGATGAAGGAGCTTGGAGACCTGTCAGCCATGAACCTGCGCGGAATCCTGCAGGTGGCTTTTCAGGCGTTGACCAGCCCGAAGCTCATCATCGGAACGATGATGCTGGCGATATTCTTTTTCCTGTGGCTGGCGGTCCTCTCCTGGGAGGACCTGTCAGTGGCGCTGCCGATGCAGGCGCTCAACTATGTGCTCGTTGCATTTCTATCCCAGTACTTCCTCGGCGAGGTGGTTTCTCCCACGCGGTGGGCCGGCACCATCCTCGTCTGCATCGGCGTTTTATTGATCACCAGGAGCAGCGGCGCCTGA